One window of the Triticum dicoccoides isolate Atlit2015 ecotype Zavitan chromosome 3B, WEW_v2.0, whole genome shotgun sequence genome contains the following:
- the LOC119278177 gene encoding uncharacterized protein LOC119278177: protein MFHFVCSPLSWLWFLILVYFAGLKSCSVSAYAPATCYCRSRIHAKFSLDEEYSNKNQSEDQLPKEEVPGMEEAFSHFSSDYTEYENSQPRCEVGDCIIENNRCFSYLL from the exons ATGTTCCACTTCGTTTGCTCGCCACTATCCTGGTTGTGGTTCTTAATACTA GTTTATTTTGCAGGTTTGAAGAGTTGCTCTGTTTCTGCATATGCACCTGCAACTTGCTACTGccgctcaag AATACATGCCAAGTTTTCTCTGGATGAAGAATACTCCAACAAAAACCAATCTGAAGACCAGCTGCCTAAG GAGGAAGTGCCAGGCATGGAAGAGGCCTTTAGCCACTTCTCATCAGATTACACTGAGTACGAGAATTCACAGCCCCGTTGTGAGGTTGGCGATTGTATAATAGAAAACAACCGATGCTTTAGTTATCTGTTGTAG